Below is a genomic region from Elusimicrobiota bacterium.
TGGCCGACGCGGGCGTTCTCGATTTCGTAGTGGACTTTGGTCACCGGGGAGAAGAGCGCGTCCACGGGAATGGTGTTGACGGGCTGGCCTTCGCGGCGCAGCCGGTCGGCGGAGGAGTAGCCCCGCCCGCGGGAGACTTCGATTTCCATCTCCAGCTCGCCGCCCGCGTCCAGATGGGCCAGGACGAGTTCGGGGTTGAGCAATTCGACGTTGCTGGTGAGCTCGATGTGCTTGGCTTTGACTTCGCCGCCCTTTTTCTTGAGCGAGAGCACTTCGGGGCCCGCCACGTGCAGTTTGAAGCGCAGCTGGCGGAGGTTCAAGATCAGTTTGATCACGTCTTCTTGAACGCCTTTGAGGCTCGAGAATTCGTGGGGCGCGCCCTTGATGCGGACGCCCGTGACCGCGGCGCCCTCCAACGACGACATCAAAATGCGCTTCAGGGAATGGCCGACCGTGTGGCCGTAGCCTTTTTCAAACGCTTCCGCGACAAATTTACCGTAGTTGTCCGAGGAAGCCGCGTCCGTATCCAGCTTCTGGGGCAACACCAAGCCAAGACTCGTCATGGGAATTCTCTCCTTCTTGAAAAAGCGTCCGGGGTTATTTGCTGTAAAGTTCGACGATGAACTGCTCGTTGACGGGGAACGACATCTCCGCGCGCGCGGGCCAGTTTTTCACTTTGCCCGCGAGGGTGACGCCGTCCAGGCTCACGTTGTCGGCGTGGCCCTTCACGGCGCCGCCGATGGAGCCGTCCCATTCCAGCCAGCCGGGCAGGCCCTTTTGGGCCGCCGTGGCCAGGGAGCGCTTCACGAACAGGTTGGCGCGCAGGGCGTCGTCCAGGGCGATGGCGTCGCCGGGTTCCACCTGATACGACGGGATGGTGACCCGCTGGCCGTTCACCTTGACGTGGCCGTGGAACACGAGCTGGCGCGCGCCGGCGGGCGAGGTGGAAAAGCCCAGGCGGCGGATCACGTTGTCCAGGCGGGTTTCCAACAACCGGAGGAGGTTTTCCCCGGTGTTGCCCTTCTGGTGGGACGCCGCGTCGAACAGACGGCGAAATTGACGTTCCAACACGCCGGTCATCCG
It encodes:
- the rpsD gene encoding 30S ribosomal protein S4, whose amino-acid sequence is MARYTGPVCKLCRREGVKLFLKGDRCFSKCPIDKEGAAVPPGQHARRRGTKPTEYAKRLREKQKARRMTGVLERQFRRLFDAASHQKGNTGENLLRLLETRLDNVIRRLGFSTSPAGARQLVFHGHVKVNGQRVTIPSYQVEPGDAIALDDALRANLFVKRSLATAAQKGLPGWLEWDGSIGGAVKGHADNVSLDGVTLAGKVKNWPARAEMSFPVNEQFIVELYSK
- a CDS encoding DNA-directed RNA polymerase subunit alpha yields the protein MTSLGLVLPQKLDTDAASSDNYGKFVAEAFEKGYGHTVGHSLKRILMSSLEGAAVTGVRIKGAPHEFSSLKGVQEDVIKLILNLRQLRFKLHVAGPEVLSLKKKGGEVKAKHIELTSNVELLNPELVLAHLDAGGELEMEIEVSRGRGYSSADRLRREGQPVNTIPVDALFSPVTKVHYEIENARVGQMTDYDKLILEVWTDGSITPTAAVAQSAKILKSAFGVFAPAEPEPATEPATAAAGLAADGQGRLKDMMDQSVDMIELTVRASNCLKAAKIRTIGDLVSKTEEELLGFKNFGRKSLEEIRDRLKELNLELGMLTAGGEPK